In Primulina eburnea isolate SZY01 chromosome 14, ASM2296580v1, whole genome shotgun sequence, the following proteins share a genomic window:
- the LOC140813251 gene encoding syntaxin-112-like isoform X1 has protein sequence MNDLMTKSFLSYVDLKKQAMKDLEAGQDIEMGQLNPEDESNLSKFFAEVGTIKADMEEITNLLLDLQALNEETKSSQSSKVLRGLRDRINSDMVTVLRKAKIIKTRLELLDKSNVANRSVSAAYGEGSPIDRTRISVTHGLRVKLKDMMNDFQCLREKIVSDHKEGLKRRYYSATGEQPSDATVEKMISEGGLKGLFEGKGDLMLENHERHEAVKEIQRSLVELHQVFLDMAVMVETQGEQMNNIEQNVVNAGAYISGGTKELDRAKQMKNKRTWAFWIGIVVLVFMLICLIAILF, from the coding sequence ATGAACGATCTTATGACAAAATCGTTTCTAAGTTATGTTGATCTCAAGAAACAGGCGATGAAGGATCTTGAGGCAGGTCAAGATATTGAAATGGGGCAGCTCAACCCAGAAGATGAAAGCAATCTGTCTAAATTTTTCGCAGAAGTGGGCACAATCAAGGCTGATATGGAAGAGATAACCAATCTGCTTCTTGATCTTCAAGCCCTTAATGAAGAGACAAAATCCTCTCAAAGTTCTAAGGTTCTTCGAGGATTAAGGGACCGGATAAATTCCGATATGGTCACTGTTCTTAGAAAGGCCAAAATCATCAAAACAAGATTGGAATTGCTAGACAAGTCCAATGTGGCTAATCGCAGTGTCTCTGCTGCGTATGGAGAAGGAAGCCCAATAGATCGCACAAGAATCTCAGTGACTCATGGACTCAGAGTCAAGTTGAAAGATATGATGAACGATTTTCAGTGTTTGAGGGAAAAAATTGTTTCTGATCACAAAGAAGGGCTCAAGAGGAGGTACTATAGTGCCACGGGGGAACAACCGAGTGATGCAACGGTTGAAAAGATGATATCGGAAGGTGGGCTCAAGGGGCTTTTCGAGGGAAAGGGAGATTTAATGTTGGAGAACCACGAAAGGCACGAGGCAGTGAAGGAAATACAGAGAAGCTTGGTTGAACTACATCAGGTGTTTCTCGATATGGCTGTTATGGTTGAAACGCAGGGAGAACAAATGAATAATATCGAGCAAAATGTGGTTAATGCTGGAGCGTATATTAGTGGTGGTACAAAAGAGCTTGATCGAGCTAAGCAAATGAAGAACAAGAGGACTTGGGCCTTTTGGATCGGTATAGTGGTGCTTGTGTTCATGCTGATATGCCTCATTGCAATTTTATTCTGA
- the LOC140813251 gene encoding syntaxin-112-like isoform X2 — MKDLEAGQDIEMGQLNPEDESNLSKFFAEVGTIKADMEEITNLLLDLQALNEETKSSQSSKVLRGLRDRINSDMVTVLRKAKIIKTRLELLDKSNVANRSVSAAYGEGSPIDRTRISVTHGLRVKLKDMMNDFQCLREKIVSDHKEGLKRRYYSATGEQPSDATVEKMISEGGLKGLFEGKGDLMLENHERHEAVKEIQRSLVELHQVFLDMAVMVETQGEQMNNIEQNVVNAGAYISGGTKELDRAKQMKNKRTWAFWIGIVVLVFMLICLIAILF; from the coding sequence ATGAAGGATCTTGAGGCAGGTCAAGATATTGAAATGGGGCAGCTCAACCCAGAAGATGAAAGCAATCTGTCTAAATTTTTCGCAGAAGTGGGCACAATCAAGGCTGATATGGAAGAGATAACCAATCTGCTTCTTGATCTTCAAGCCCTTAATGAAGAGACAAAATCCTCTCAAAGTTCTAAGGTTCTTCGAGGATTAAGGGACCGGATAAATTCCGATATGGTCACTGTTCTTAGAAAGGCCAAAATCATCAAAACAAGATTGGAATTGCTAGACAAGTCCAATGTGGCTAATCGCAGTGTCTCTGCTGCGTATGGAGAAGGAAGCCCAATAGATCGCACAAGAATCTCAGTGACTCATGGACTCAGAGTCAAGTTGAAAGATATGATGAACGATTTTCAGTGTTTGAGGGAAAAAATTGTTTCTGATCACAAAGAAGGGCTCAAGAGGAGGTACTATAGTGCCACGGGGGAACAACCGAGTGATGCAACGGTTGAAAAGATGATATCGGAAGGTGGGCTCAAGGGGCTTTTCGAGGGAAAGGGAGATTTAATGTTGGAGAACCACGAAAGGCACGAGGCAGTGAAGGAAATACAGAGAAGCTTGGTTGAACTACATCAGGTGTTTCTCGATATGGCTGTTATGGTTGAAACGCAGGGAGAACAAATGAATAATATCGAGCAAAATGTGGTTAATGCTGGAGCGTATATTAGTGGTGGTACAAAAGAGCTTGATCGAGCTAAGCAAATGAAGAACAAGAGGACTTGGGCCTTTTGGATCGGTATAGTGGTGCTTGTGTTCATGCTGATATGCCTCATTGCAATTTTATTCTGA